The following proteins come from a genomic window of Neoarius graeffei isolate fNeoGra1 chromosome 26, fNeoGra1.pri, whole genome shotgun sequence:
- the inka1a gene encoding PAK4-inhibitor inka1 isoform X2 has protein sequence MRCMMRSLQDLKQLHRTCVMAPSSGPCKLLIGRRERRARLRISDASDSSSSDSACRLSCPQEDEDSSAASSLEFDSGYSEASWPDEGPVVLRRFRKVRAASADFDLEPSPHPRTRPKSTSDACLEKWTSFEVPSEPEDWTAALLTQGRNRHPLVLGDNSFADLIQNWMDLPECPSEPTEPRPSTSKRLAKDFLGNVKRRIARISQNIDGQKKLVSDSSRSNRAAMAPKRLSCPVDVPRKVPFFHKSHMDLQELDTDFYRFTALMKTGSRQPIICNDIIGYI, from the coding sequence ATGCGCTGTATGATGCGATCCCTGCAGGACCTCAAACAGCTCCACCGGACCTGCGTGATGGCGCCATCCTCTGGCCCGTGCAAGCTGCTGATTGGACGGCGTGAGCGACGAGCACGGCTCCGAATCAGCGACGCCAGCGACTCCAGCAGCTCTGACTCAGCCTGTCGTCTCTCCTGCCCCCAGGAGGACGAGGACAGCAGCGCGGCCAGCAGCCTTGAATTTGACTCAGGCTACTCGGAGGCATCGTGGCCTGACGAGGGACCTGTGGTGCTGCGCCGATTCAGGAAAGTACGCGCCGCGTCAGCCGATTTCGATCTAGAACCGAGTCCCCATCCCAGAACGCGTCCCAAATCTACGTCGGACGCATGCCTGGAAAAGTGGACGTCGTTCGAGGTCCCGAGCGAACCAGAAGACTGGACGGCAGCGCTGCTGACTCAAGGGCGCAACCGGCATCCACTTGTTCTCGGGGATAATAGCTTTGCCGACCTCATTCAGAACTGGATGGATTTGCCAGAGTGCCCGTCGGAACCAACGGAACCGAGGCCTAGCACAAGCAAACGGCTAGCCAAGGACTTTCTGGGCAACGTGAAGAGGAGAATAGCGAGGATTTCACAGAACATAGACGGACAGAAAAAACTCGTATCGGACTCGTCTCGGTCAAACAGAGCCGCCATGGCACCCAAACGTCTCTCGTGTCCCGTCGATGTTCCGCGCAAAGTTCCGTTTTTCCACAAGTCTCACATGGACCTCCAGGAACTCGATACGGACTTTTACCGCTTCACGGCGCTCATGAAGACAGGCAGTCGGCAGCCAATCATCTGTAACGACATCATCGGGTACATATGA
- the inka1a gene encoding PAK4-inhibitor inka1 isoform X1 → MLCVQDSGGCLREHMRCMMRSLQDLKQLHRTCVMAPSSGPCKLLIGRRERRARLRISDASDSSSSDSACRLSCPQEDEDSSAASSLEFDSGYSEASWPDEGPVVLRRFRKVRAASADFDLEPSPHPRTRPKSTSDACLEKWTSFEVPSEPEDWTAALLTQGRNRHPLVLGDNSFADLIQNWMDLPECPSEPTEPRPSTSKRLAKDFLGNVKRRIARISQNIDGQKKLVSDSSRSNRAAMAPKRLSCPVDVPRKVPFFHKSHMDLQELDTDFYRFTALMKTGSRQPIICNDIIGYI, encoded by the coding sequence ttGTGTGTTCAGGATTCGGGCGGGTGTCTCCGCGAGCACATGCGCTGTATGATGCGATCCCTGCAGGACCTCAAACAGCTCCACCGGACCTGCGTGATGGCGCCATCCTCTGGCCCGTGCAAGCTGCTGATTGGACGGCGTGAGCGACGAGCACGGCTCCGAATCAGCGACGCCAGCGACTCCAGCAGCTCTGACTCAGCCTGTCGTCTCTCCTGCCCCCAGGAGGACGAGGACAGCAGCGCGGCCAGCAGCCTTGAATTTGACTCAGGCTACTCGGAGGCATCGTGGCCTGACGAGGGACCTGTGGTGCTGCGCCGATTCAGGAAAGTACGCGCCGCGTCAGCCGATTTCGATCTAGAACCGAGTCCCCATCCCAGAACGCGTCCCAAATCTACGTCGGACGCATGCCTGGAAAAGTGGACGTCGTTCGAGGTCCCGAGCGAACCAGAAGACTGGACGGCAGCGCTGCTGACTCAAGGGCGCAACCGGCATCCACTTGTTCTCGGGGATAATAGCTTTGCCGACCTCATTCAGAACTGGATGGATTTGCCAGAGTGCCCGTCGGAACCAACGGAACCGAGGCCTAGCACAAGCAAACGGCTAGCCAAGGACTTTCTGGGCAACGTGAAGAGGAGAATAGCGAGGATTTCACAGAACATAGACGGACAGAAAAAACTCGTATCGGACTCGTCTCGGTCAAACAGAGCCGCCATGGCACCCAAACGTCTCTCGTGTCCCGTCGATGTTCCGCGCAAAGTTCCGTTTTTCCACAAGTCTCACATGGACCTCCAGGAACTCGATACGGACTTTTACCGCTTCACGGCGCTCATGAAGACAGGCAGTCGGCAGCCAATCATCTGTAACGACATCATCGGGTACATATGA